The sequence TCCTCACCCCTGCTGCACTCCCTTTCACAAGCCAACTCTTTTCAGAGTAAAGAAATAAGTTTAGAAAGGAAAAACATTGAAAGAAAagttccaacttaaaattcatGCAACTAAAGAGCTCTCCCCGCGCCAATCAATGCATCCAATAAGAATCAGTAGTTGCAGCAGTCTTTTCAGCACAATAGCCTTTTTCACTACAGAAACATCATCACCCTCCCCAAATTCCTAAAAAGCATCAACTATTCATCTTGCAGCTCACAATCAACAGTGAGCataacaacaaaataataattaacaaatatataattctcAGCCCCAAGACTGAAAATCGGGCACAACACAAGAAACAATCCGAATCATGCAATAAAATGTACGAAACAAACCCAtttaaaacacataaataaaacatagAGATAGAAAGATGAAGGTAGGTATACCAGTGCCATGAAGGCCATAGCAAATGGAGTGAGGAAGCTGAATGAAATGGCCTGAGATGGACCCACATGGTAACAAAGCTATTGAAGCCATTCCTTCCTTAACCTCTCTCACTTGCTCTCCATTTGATTCTACTTCCTCTGCCATATTACATACATATGCACGTATGTGTAAAAATAATCAACTATGCAATTAATAAGCAaagttttaaacttttaaCATCCACTACATGAgggtaaagaaaataaaagaactaacCCATCagtttaaaattcttaaaaccTAACCCTTTAGCTTGTAATTGATGTTCCCCTCAACTGTCGATTTTATTATCACATCAGAGAGGCCTGAAAAAGGGAGAGCTTTTAGTACTGGCATGGGATCCCAAAAGCGGGTGTTTAATTAGCAGGCTTGATTTAATAAACGACAATGACAACCTAATGTCGTTTGCTTCCATGAGACGCACctcctaataaaattataggcCAAAGGCCCAACTGTACCGTTTGTTTGATGATAAAATCTTCTCTGCAGAatccttttctattttccCGGCTCCCTCGAATCCTCTGATATCCAAATTCTTTTCAGGTAACGGTCAAAAGTTTGAGACTTTTCTCTTAATTAAGCATAAAAGAGCGAGCTTCTTATCATTTATCTGCTTGGTTTTGCTGTCTTTGACATAACTTTTTTCGTGGATGTGACTCTTCATTTTAGTACCTTCTAAGTTCTACTAGTTGCAAGAGCAGCTTTTCCTAAGTGGCAGTGGCTTAGTTATGAAGCTTAGGCTTTTACTTTGCTTTTTCTGAGGTCTTATACTGGATAATGCAACTGGGTATTGCTCTTGGTGCTGGTTAATTGTTGTCTCAAAGACCTTGTATTCAAGTGCACAGTTATATTTCTGTGCCATGTCATTTCTTTACTACTCTACTTTGAGTCCAGTTATGGGGGaatcaattaatttgaaatggaATGGCTTAGCTTGCAAAACTAGATTTTATATGACAAGTAATTATGATTGTAGGGCTTGTTGGAGGAGTTGTCTTTGTAGTTTACACCGTCTTTCAgctatgaacatgagtagaGGTTTTATGGGATGTGGGAGGCTCTATGTAGTTTCAACGTCCATACAGGGATATACATGGTTTAATTTTGTACAATATAAGGTGCATCAGTTTAGACCGATATATGGATTCGCCAGAATGGCAAGTCTGCTAGATACATCGGGTTCAGTTGCTAGCAATGAATCCGGATTTGcatttgaagaaaatgaagagCAGGAAGTTATTCAAAGTCGAAAAGATGAACTTGATATGGATTCTTTTGAGAAGTATTTGCCTCCTTGGGGAAATTTGACAGTTCATCAGGAACCAGAACTGGATCCTGCAGGTATTGTCCAGCCTTCAATAAGtccaagaaataaaattagtctTGATGAAAGTAGGGTACATCTCTTAGAAGAAGGGAATGAAGAAGAGTTATCAAGAAGGATCTTGATGCTTAGCAGATCCAACAAGGTTAGAAGTGCACTAGAATTGTTTAGGTCCATGGAATTCTCAGGTCTACGACCCAATAGTCATGCCTGTAATTCTTTTATCTCTTGCCTCTTAAGAAACAAACTACTTGACCATGCATTGAGAGTCTTCAAGTTCATGAAGAGAAATGAGATCTCAACAGGTCATACCCATACCTTAATACTAAAAGCAGTTGCCGATATACAGGGTTGTGAATCCTCTCTCTATATGTTTGCCAAATTAGGACTTTCTAGCGAGCAGAATGATTTTGATGTCATTGTTTATAACACAATGTTATCTATTTGTGGAAGAGTGAATAATTGGGTTGACATGGAAAGAATATGGAGAAGTATGAAAGAAAATAGTCACACTGGAACAGAAATTACTTACTCTCTGTTGGTTAGCATTTTTGTGCGCTGTGGCCAGAATGAGCTGGCACTTGATGCTTACACTGAGATGCATCAAAATGGAATTAAACCAAGAGATGACACATTGCAGGCTGTACTTGCGGCATTTACAAAGGAAGGGAAGTGGGAATCTGCTTTAAACGTTTTCCAAAATATGTTGAATCGTGGGCTGAAGCCAAATCTTACTGCATGCAATGCATTGATGAATTCTCTTGGAAAAGCTGGAGAATACAAACTAGCATTCAAGGTACTTGAAAAAGTTAAATCTTTGGGTCACACACCTGATGCATACACATGGAATGCATTGCTTAATGGACTATACAGAGCAAATCAACCTGTTGATGCTCTTCAGCTTTTTGAGAGCATAAAAAGAGGACAGAGCTCTCAAATCAATGAGCATTTATACAACACTGCTTTAATGTCATGCCAGAAGGTTGGTCTATGGGACAAAGCTCTTCAGCTACTGTGGCAGTTGGAATCTTCTGGACTGCCAGTCTCAACTACATCCTACAATCTTGTTATTGGTGCTTGCGAGACTGCCAGAAAGCCAAAAGTTGCATTACAGGTTTATCAGCACATGGTTCACCAGAAGTATACTCCAGACACATTTACTTATTTGTCACTGATAAGAAGTTGCATTTGGGCGTCCCTTTGGGATGAAGTGAAGGACATTCTAGAGgcaagtttatttttatgactCTGTGATATGCATACGCATGTTAAATTGTGGTCCATGGTGCTTTATAATGATCTCATTTTAAGATCTATGTGGCTCATACTGATCCACATTTCATGCTAATGCTCTTCGTGCATtcattttcatcatttttcAACATGTTCTGTTGATGAACtctaattgaagaaatatTTCAATGAGCCAACTGTCTtcaacaaattttatattaaaacaaGAGCTTGCCTTTTGGTATGTCAAATCCTTGACTCCGCCAATATTTGtagattaaaagaaatgacATGTTACCAGTTCGAAACGTTTTCCCTTCTCCCTACCTATTTCCTATGCGCATTCTtgcaaatatttatgaattgttGGACTAATGGACtctatttttatcaaaagctGAGATAAATTCCGTTCAGAAATTCAGGTCCTTGGTACTTGTCTGTCATAAGTCAACTGTTCATTGTCTGCTTGAATCTTCTACTCTTTTTGGAAAGGCCATTTTAATTTCCTAGTGGCCTTTGCATTCCAAAttgttttcaaaataaatttgctCTTTCTTTCTGTTGTCACAGCAAGTTGCACCAGATGTATCTCTCTACAATGCTGTCGTTCATGGAATGTGTTTGAGAGGCAAGTTCGAATCTGCTAAGAAGCTGTACATGAAGATGCGGAGGAGTGGGCTCAAACCTGACGGGAAGACAAGGGCATTGATGCTTCAGAACCTGAAAAGGGGTGCAACTAAAAGGAGCAGATAGTCTTCTCACCAGACTGTAAATAAGATACATGACAGAGGTCGGGGGAACAAAACACGAAAAACTGAACCATAAACTGATCAGCACTTGTGTTCTATATGTGAATGTGCAAACGCCCCTCTATTTTGCACTTAACAGATATGAATCGCTGCATGATGATATAGGAAAAGAAACTGTTTGTATACCTTAACCTGCAACTGCAAGTTAGTTACTGTACAGACTACTTCTATATATTGCATTCTGGCCATTTCTGAATATGTTGACAACTAGCCGTTACAGGGCTTGTAAATGTAGTGTAACCTTGGAAACAAAATGAAGGCCATTTTGTTTCCATTCAGTTAAAGTTCATTTATTGTCCCTGGAGTGTAACAATCTGGATTGATTACTTGGTACAAAGTTCACAGGTGTTTATCGCAAGCATTATACATATTCCCACATATTCCCAAACTGTAGACGGCAAGACAAACAAACATTTCCAAATAAAACAGATCCTGGTCGTTTCCAATATATCCGTTCCAAGTTCTCGGTTCCTCGGTTAACTGTCATCATGCCTTGCTGAAGGTGAGACACTTGGAGCATAATTTCACCAATTTCCCTAGACTACATTTTTCAAGCAAATGGATTCTCTGCCGTTTGCTACAGCATACTATTTCTCGTCATACGATAgccaaaaataatattatttggaGTGTGGAGACctgataaacatcaaaatacatttaaaaatGAAGTCCCAAAAGAATGCATTGTCGATTAGATATATCACATTCTTCCGCTGTCCCTACTTTATTTATCAAGAGTATAAAGCCGTGGTCCTGCTTCCAGAGCAGCAACTCCCTCGGATGGAAAAGGATTTACAAAAATGTCAGGGCAACGAAGCAACCACTGAACTGCTTGAACATTGCAGAAATGTATACCTTGTGGGtgtatattttctataagAGGTTTTACATGACGAGTTCATTTAGTATACGCCCAGAATCTCATTTATACAACCTGCTTAAAACATTTTCATAGTTTGGAGAATCAAAAAGATGTCTcaaagagtttgagaaagagCACGATTATCTGCAGCTGCAGTATCTGCATCACTTTCAATTCGTTTGAAGACTAGCTTTTGTTGGGGAAGCTGCCCATTGGAAAATGCTGTAACTTCTGTGTCTATTAACACGGCGTCCTCGTCCTTGAATTCTCCTCTTAAGATACCCTTGGCAAGTTCATTTTCAACGTATTGCTGAATTACACGCTTGACTGGCCTAGCTCCATAGTTGGGGTCATACCCAAGACTCCCTAAAAGATCCACAGCTGCCTCAGTCACTCGTAGTTTCATCTTCCGATCTGCAACCCTCTGTTGCACTCTTTCCAACTGTAATGTCCACAAGAAAATGATATGATGATGTgagaaatatgaaaactagagAATTATATCCAAAATGACAAAAAAGCTTCAGCCAGTCAATAGAATATCACATGCTCTGCTGATCTTTCATCTCCAACAGTTTGTAAGCTGCTGAAAAGGGTTGCTGAATTAAAACCAGTCATGCTAAACAATCTtcgaggaaaaaaaaaatttacctgtAATTTGACAATACTGTTTATCTGAGATCTATCCAGAGGCTGGAAGACTATGTATTCGTCAACCCTGTTCATGAATTCCGGTCGAAAGACTGATCTTGCAGCTTCCATAACCCTCTGCTT comes from Ricinus communis isolate WT05 ecotype wild-type chromosome 5, ASM1957865v1, whole genome shotgun sequence and encodes:
- the LOC8258247 gene encoding pentatricopeptide repeat-containing protein At3g29290 — protein: MSFLYYSTLSPVMGESINLKWNGLACKTRFYMTSNYDCRACWRSCLCSLHRLSAMNMSRGFMGCGRLYVVSTSIQGYTWFNFVQYKVHQFRPIYGFARMASLLDTSGSVASNESGFAFEENEEQEVIQSRKDELDMDSFEKYLPPWGNLTVHQEPELDPAGIVQPSISPRNKISLDESRVHLLEEGNEEELSRRILMLSRSNKVRSALELFRSMEFSGLRPNSHACNSFISCLLRNKLLDHALRVFKFMKRNEISTGHTHTLILKAVADIQGCESSLYMFAKLGLSSEQNDFDVIVYNTMLSICGRVNNWVDMERIWRSMKENSHTGTEITYSLLVSIFVRCGQNELALDAYTEMHQNGIKPRDDTLQAVLAAFTKEGKWESALNVFQNMLNRGLKPNLTACNALMNSLGKAGEYKLAFKVLEKVKSLGHTPDAYTWNALLNGLYRANQPVDALQLFESIKRGQSSQINEHLYNTALMSCQKVGLWDKALQLLWQLESSGLPVSTTSYNLVIGACETARKPKVALQVYQHMVHQKYTPDTFTYLSLIRSCIWASLWDEVKDILEQVAPDVSLYNAVVHGMCLRGKFESAKKLYMKMRRSGLKPDGKTRALMLQNLKRGATKRSR